A single window of Solenopsis invicta isolate M01_SB chromosome 3, UNIL_Sinv_3.0, whole genome shotgun sequence DNA harbors:
- the LOC105204679 gene encoding uncharacterized protein LOC105204679, with product MATVFKLQFCIIIIICFYSRSFYSFKLPYDGAKVVTYGEPCHSPRYLPVTIEEVAKPVTELVSPTSPCAYRPLKLNYRVTDTDEPAIPHQPQAEYPISIQVPRVPEPLEIITPDPFRGKSYMYDIQDLPTPAAVEPYSPRRYNFDFQLPPSPISEVPTPQSIKLLTGLTSKIDRVLIPACQVPSSSCCGTAL from the exons ATGGCGACGGTattcaaattgcaattttgtatcattatcatcatctgTTTCTATTCGAGGTCTTTTTATAGCTTTAAACTACCGTACGATGGAGCTAAAGTAGTCACATACGGCGAGCCGTGTCATTCACCGCGTTATTTGCCCGTAACAATCGAG GAAGTTGCAAAGCCTGTGACAGAACTCGTTTCACCTACGTCACCTTGCGCCTATCGACCactgaaattaaattatcgagTGACAGACACCGATGAACCGGCGATTCCTCATCAACCGCAAGCGGAGTATCCAATTTCCATACAAGTACCTCGAGTGCCTGAACCCTTGGAAATAATCACGCCGGATCCTTTTCGAGGAAAATCCTATATGTACGACATTCAGGATTTACCAACTCCTGCAGCCGTCGAGCCATATTCGCCGAGGAGATACAATTTCGATTTTCAACTACCACCTTCACCAATTTC agaaGTACCAACGCCACAGTCCATTAAACTGCTGACTGGCCTTACTAGCAAAATTGACAGAGTTTTAATTCCTGCCTGCCAAGTGCCATCTTCTAGCTGCTGTGGAACTGCGCTGTAA
- the LOC105204677 gene encoding splicing factor ESS-2 homolog yields MNSITDSPGSKALEAAKNIKDLDVFKKPIGSVKRSKSIRPKILDEDTYIERMSEIIQKDFFPHLEKLQAQNQYLDALEQNDMNRMRELYAKYSSGRPVPTERPVSPATFETPLRRTESDETTRGGAGDSVEEVVSSPSSSSLDEASTESVKRIKNDKAGLDDYLSAHTSEDNASFEEMMVETENKRKLKYAWLYEAEEKSKAWLAIDKSPTTDVLAIQGPNQRPKQVDSWAYKNKNYIMYIPDGVELTAEEKIELAKKKQTIMHENTRLRTNPFNEQQNKETIDELAKSQSRANDGKIGVDGKEVVRNATPRVNGFSFVATPSPRPGECESPLMTWGEIEGTPFRLDGGDTPLLRTSQGPSFRIAEPPKREQLALQLAEKAGERHRDRKNKALEAARKSLATPSPKSTIDRLSTMSPAARRLATQKLRISNTPSSRRTPLSRTPSVGIRTPNTLNTPRSTKEAISRKSEINATRIQGPVLTDNLLNLPLQRQRTSDFFNK; encoded by the exons ATGA ATTCCATCACGGACAGTCCAGGTTCTAAAGCTCTCGAAGCTGCTAAAAATATCAAGGATCTGGATGTATTCAAGAAGCCAATCGGATCCGTTAAGAGGAGCAAAAGTATTCGACCCAAGATCTTGGACGAAGATACATATATCGAAAGAATGAGCGAAATTATACAAAAGGATTTCTTTCCACACTTGGAAAAGCTACAAGCGCAAAATCAGTACCTAGATGCTTTAGAGCAAAACGATATGAACAGAATGAGAGAGCTGTACGCCAAGTACAGCTCCGGTCGACCTGTCCCGACCGAGAGGCCGGTCAGTCCTGCGACTTTCGAAACCCCATTACGTAGAACCGAATCGGACGAAACGACGCGCGGCGGGGCAGGGGATAGTGTCGAAGAGGTagtgtcgtcgccgtcgtcgtcgtctctcgACGAAGCGTCCACCGAGTCTGTAAAGaggataaaaaatgataaagctGGTTTGGATGATTATTTGAGCGCTCACACGAGCGAGGATAACGCTAGTTTTGAAGAGATGATGGTAGAGACCGAAAATAAACGTAAGCTCAAGTATGCCTGGCTTTACGAGGCAGAGGAAAAGTCAAAAGCGTGGCTTGCCATTGATAAATCCCCCACGACTGACGTCTTAGCTATCCAAGGACCGAATCAAAGACCCAAACAGGTGGATAGTTGGGCTTACAagaataagaattatattatgtacattCCTGATGGAGTGGAACTTACGGCGGAAGAGAAAATAGAATTAGCTAAAAAGAAACAAACTATAATGCACGAAAATACGAGATTGCGAACAAATCCGTTTAACGAGCAACAGAACAAGGAGACGATCGACGAATTAGCTAAATCGCAGTCCAGAGCTAACGACGGCAAGATTGGCGTGGATGGCAAGGAGGTTGTTAGAAACGCGACGCCACGAGTCAATGGTTTTAGCTTCGTCGCGACGCCGAGTCCGAGACCGGGAGAGTGCGAAAGTCCATTGATGACGTGGGGTGAGATCGAAGGGACACCCTTCCGATTGGACGGTGGGGACACTCCGTTGTTGAGAACGAGTCAGGGACCATCTTTTAGAATAGCCGAACCGCCGAAAAGAGAGCAGTTGGCGTTGCAATTGGCTGAGAAGGCTGGCGAGAGACATCGGGATCGAAAGAATAAAGCGTTAGAAGCAGCCAGAAAATCATTAGCTAc CCCATCACCAAAGTCAACCATAGATCGTCTGAGTACTATGTCTCCCGCGGCAAGAAGATTAGCGACTCAGAAGCTTCGGATATCGAATACGCCGTCGTCTCGGCGAACGCCATTGTCCAGGACTCCGTCCGTAGGCATCAGAACACCCAATACGCTCAATACGCCACGCTCGACTAAGGAAGCCATCTCTCGAAAGTCGGAAATTAATGCCACGCGAATACAAGGACCCGTACTCACCGacaatttacttaatttaccTTTGCAGCGACAACGAACGTCAGATTTCTTCAACAAATGA
- the LOC105204678 gene encoding uncharacterized protein LOC105204678 — MRSSLIVGVALLLTIATTSIVQACKSEHTCGNLGPGINACKCGEIVVKAAKVQKPLFYASPRAINEAAAAREAVGRVNVGTEYGISFPKYSSSGTFSGSSASSASDSSMSSSSSSSVGILGGPFGRSNAYSAPFKSVSGKVTSSCGCGKTSESLEVRDLLSSNIEGKIAPSFPPIGDLCYPNPPNGKFQVTTKVTPARPGKIKCGPPIPYEICVKVLNGQIDEAGLRELGLATGGLYGGSAFAGGNSLGAAEYTTSDDAATRYGSYGSYGSYGSYGSYGASSASASSASASSTTRGYNAGGSLAGYESYASAAAGAAGYGSYAAPVGASAAGAAASSDFETRSLIQGSSCDFGDDAEFLEDYSYPRLPADPVSLTLAYKNLFPRTVYYSRKAFVPEDKLAFGHRTMPTESTPAGKKMSDVPEEKLQILEKPVVELKPVPSVSITTIGAYDEHEEAKLAELEAIERERINREELAERQRGNFITYGDLGYAPVNRGPGGLRQPLSAGPIGVLNAQDDIGADCGPVGPPDPDYVPGSIQIDRDLVESNLRGEEIEDDTGDSKAMYVRHYAGGDISEEEDDSDDSTSGIFARLKSVARKHGSPCAGLAV; from the exons ATGAGGTCCTCTTTGATCGTAGGAGTCGCTCTGCTCCTGACGATAGCGACTACGTCCATCGTCCAGGCGTGCAAATCGGAACATACGTGTGGAAATTTAGGCCCAG GCATCAACGCGTGCAAATGCGGGGAAATAGTGGTGAAAGCAGCAAAGGTGCAAAAGCCGTTGTTCTATGCGTCGCCGAGAGCGATCAACGAAGCTGCGGCGGCTCGCGAAGCGGTTGGAAGGGTAAACGTGGGAACCGAATATGGGATATCTTTCCCTAAATACTCGTCGAGTGGAACGTTCAGTGGTAGCAGCGCTAGCAGCGCTAGCGACAGCTCCATGTCTTCAAGTTCCTCGTCTTCCGTCGGAATTCTCGGAGGACCGTTTGGCCGCAGCAACGCTTATTCCGCACCCTTCAAATCTGTCTCGGGCAAAGTTACTTCGAGTTGTGGATGCGGAAAGACATCCGAATCTCTGGAGGTTCGCGATCTTCTGTCCTCTAATATCGAAGGGAAAATCGCGCCTAG TTTTCCACCGATCGGCGATTTGTGTTATCCGAATCCGCCTAATGGAAAATTCCAAGTGACGACAAAAGTGACACCGGCACGTCCTGGTAAGATCAAATGTGGTCCCCCCATCCCTTACGAGATTTGCGTCAAAGTGCTCAATGGACAGATCGACGAGGCTGGATTGAGAGAACTGGGCTTGGCGACCGGCGGATTATACGGCGGAAGCGCCTTTGCTGGCGGGAATAGTCTCGGTGCAGCGGAATACACGACCTCCGACGACGCGGCTACGCGATACGGTTCGTACGGTTCGTACGGCTCGTACGGCTCGTACGGCTCGTACGGGGCTAGTAGTGCCAGCGCCAGTAGTGCCAGTGCGAGCTCGACGACACGCGGATATAACGCGGGTGGTAGCCTCGCGGGATACGAATCGTACGCGAGTGCCGCCGCGGGTGCTGCCGGATACGGATCGTACGCCGCCCCCGTTGGCGCGAGTGCCGCTGGTGCTGCTGCTTCCAGCGACTTTGAGACCAGGAGCCTGATCCAAGGATCTAGCTGCGATTTTGGCGATGACGCAG AGTTTCTCGAGGACTATTCGTATCCTCGGCTGCCAGCGGATCCGGTCTCGCTCACCTTGGCGTACAAAAATCTCTTCCCTCGCACGGTGTACTACAGTAGAAAGGCGTTCGTGCCGGAAGACAAGCTGGCGTTCGGACACCGAACCATGCCGACCGAATCGACACCGGCCGGTAAAAAGATGTCGGACGTTCCCGAGGAAAAGCTTCAGATCCTCGAGAAACCCGTCGTGGAGTTGAAGCCAGTACCATCGGTTTCCATCACCACCATCGGCGCTTACGACGAGCACGAGGAAGCGAAGCTGGCTGAGCTCGAGGCCATCGAGCGCGAGAGGATAAATCGGGAAGAGCTCGCCGAACGGCAGCGAGGAAACTTTATTACATACGG AGATCTGGGATACGCGCCAGTCAACAGAGGGCCGGGGGGACTGCGGCAACCCTTGTCGGCGGGTCCTATCGGCGTGCTCAACGCGCAAGACGATATCGGAGCGGATTGCGGTCCAGTAGGACCACCGGATCCCGATTACGTTCCTGGCAGCATCCAGATCGATCGAGACCTCGTGGAGTCGAACTTGCGAGGCGAGGAAATCGAGGATGACACTGGCGATTCGAAGGCGATGTACGTTCGTCATTACGCGGGCGGCGACATTAGCGAGGAGGAAGACGACAGCGACGATTCCACGTCCGGCATATTCGCTAGGCTGAAAAGTGTTGCCCGAAAGCACGGTTCTCCGTGTGCAGGTTTAGCCGTATAA
- the LOC105204676 gene encoding T-box transcription factor TBX10, whose translation MQSQQEQRREITADCCYQQWSAHHYHHHHHQHHQQQQQQQQQQQQQQQQQEQQHHHHHHHQQQQQHHHQHQHLPVVPSPMQQMEACLQSAGRVKRSRSPNRPTKAVLPIPISPSASAAESRNDSNNNNSHHGDHHPSEGGSGGRAAAAAAAASSAEESGAKRPLHPALLGAGAALEAKPLWEEFHQLGTEMIVTKAGRRMFPTFQCRLFGLDPNAEYLMVMDFVPCDDKRYRYAFHSSAWVVAGRADPVSPPRIHVHPDSPASGAHWMKQPISFDKLKLTNNQLDDNGHIILNSMHRYQPRCHVVVAPSPPGSAPDPRTENFKTFSFPETRFTAVTAYQNHRITQLKIASNPFAKGFRDCESDECDGVSSVGGMATNPAKRTAAIGTAAAASATQSAAAVAVLPSTGAAYNTAMPAPMQIPAVVPASISQEHHHQFYGAVAAAAAAGSHWTHYPTHHGQSSVHYSTHPQHPHSGASLYGPR comes from the exons ATGCAATCGCAACAGGAACAACGACGCGAAATCACTGCCGACTGTTGTTATCAGCAATGGTCGGcgcatcattatcatcatcatcaccatcagcatcatcagcagcagcagcaacagcaacagcagcaacagcagcagcaacaacaacaggaACAGCAACATCAccatcatcaccatcaccagcagcagcagcagcatcacCACCAACATCAGCATCTGCCGGTTGTACCATCGCCGATGCAACAAATGGAAG CGTGCTTGCAAAGCGCCGGAAGGGTAAAGAGATCTCGCAGTCCCAATCGTCCGACGAAGGCCGTTTTGCCAATTCCGATCTCTCCATCCGCCAGCGCAGCGGAATCGCGCAAcgacagcaacaacaacaatagTCATCACGGTGACCATCATCCGAGCGAGGGTGGTAGCGGTGGAagagccgccgccgccgccgccgccgcgtcttCCGCGGAGGAGTCGGGAGCGAAACGGCCGCTTCATCCGGCGCTGCTCGGTGCCGGCGCCGCTCTGGAGGCGAAGCCGCTCTGGGAGGAATTCCATCAGCTCGGCACCGAGATGATCGTTACGAAAGCCGGACGAAGAATGTTCCCTACGTTTCAG TGTCGACTGTTCGGCTTGGATCCCAACGCCGAGTACCTGATGGTGATGGATTTCGTCCCGTGTGACGACAAGAGGTATCGATACGCTTTCCACAGCAGTGCCTGGGTCGTGGCGGGTCGCGCCGATCCCGTCTCACCACCCAGGATCCACGTGCATCCCGATAGTCCTGCGAGTGGCGCTCATTGGATGAAGCAGCCAATTTCCTTCGACAAGTTGAAATTGACCAACAATCAGCTCGATGATAACGGACAC ATTATCTTGAACTCGATGCATCGCTATCAGCCGCGCTGCCACGTGGTGGTCGCTCCCTCGCCGCCGGGCTCAGCGCCAGATCCCCGCACGGAGAACTTCAAGACGTTTTCCTTCCCGGAGACTAGGTTCACCGCGGTGACTGCGTATCAGAACCATCGGATAACGCAGCTGAAGATCGCCAGTAACCCGTTCGCCAAGGGCTTCCGAGATTGCGAGTCGGACGAGTGCGATGGCGTGTCGTC cgtcggcgggATGGCGACGAATCCCGCCAAGAGGACGGCGGCCATAGGAACCGCCGCAGCCGCGAGTGCCACGCAAAGTGCCGCTGCCGTCGCCGTCCTTCCGTCCACCGGTGCTGCTTACAATACGGCGATGCCGGCGCCGATGCAGATTCCGGCTGTTGTACCTGCCTCCATTTCTCAGGAGCATCATCATCAGTTTTACGGCGCGGTAGCCGCAGCAGCTGCGGCCGGTAGCCATTGGACGCATTATCCGACTCATCATGGACAGTCGTCGGTCCATTATTCGACACACCCGCAACATCCGCATTCGGGCGCGTCTCTCTACGGACCGCGATAA
- the LOC105203696 gene encoding uncharacterized protein LOC105203696 — MANTSNILAVLVIAFLASLSLSLAKHDSLGTISDAETFEKPVELQPSFLREKRQKEAEEFLHGNLRDDDPLELEREFQPSELKPIFNERRAVPGSAEAKEIGQMDFEEREQLRPNSIETKTSNDIVEGEEEDDMFSYRSMHDLIQALLLADEEDIVERLQQLRESQNATKSSNLPKREAVAAAAAASASSTSSNLLGANLWDAVPLVDLDAHSCEVEAFSHGHLHLSGTIVHEFFCELRKLWHYVLIVLRNLKSELTLGPLVVGDVVAEGIFGQLFHHASHLVRACISEPHHLLILPDIIRDAVPFPSISGAIHRIVYVFRKVLHFGLELFHQHVRHVLAHLFSHRHSRVHLLQHLHHWREFGSILPVEEISTASASASAATATAAASSDCSLTVPDYHRSLAEVFSSFRGFHDGYLASGLPHLIRTGARSFSTSSAFPKFRSYLSQIPFFNFCGNGPIGQSGTATTTTTTTATATAVSSAAASSAPSVIEPTIVPLAPIAPIETETASSSASATATTVVETQPTAFSAGPTIVPSIIPYESNVQAAAAAAAAAATTAVSPAIASGCETAVPTLSPAIVTNTEVVENTVAAASAAASAATSAPFLSSRGYNGLRRPFVSTVAPASAPAAAVAAASSASASASATGRASHPRYRGLDLDVDRRTRYHPLIRSRGFPASASAATATAAAAASTSSSSAVASGSASSVFSSGLNFVLPREQVVGALGYNYLMPGDIVAIILRNKAILFGRVLDATSPITFSFLRPQLRASLLRHGGRVWKLLPRDFRDPECIRKFNNPLLLRYSLL, encoded by the exons ATGGCGAATACGAGCAATATACTCGCGGTACTTGTTATCGCCTTTCTGGCCTCTTTATCTTTAAGTTTGGCCAAACACGACTCTCTGGGCACAATCTCTGATGCAGAGACCTTTGAGAAGCCTGTCGAGCTGCAACCATCTTTCCTTCGGGAAAAGAGACAGAAGGAAGCGGAAGAGTTCCTTCATGGAAATCTGAGAGACGATGATCCTTTGGAATTGGAACGAGAGTTTCAACCGTCGGAGTTGAAACCTATCTTCAACGAGAGAAGAGCGGTTCCGGGCTCTGCTGAAGCAAAGGAGATTGGTCAGATGGATTTCGAGGAACGGGAACAATTGAGACCAAATAGTATCGAGACTAAAACGAGCAACGATATCGTCGAGGGAGAAGAGgag GATGATATGTTTTCATACAGGAGTATGCACGATCTCATCCAAGCATTGCTTCTCGCGGATGAGGAGGACATTGTCGAGAGACTGCAACAATTGCGAGAGTCACAG AATGCTACGAAATCCAGCAATTTACCAAAGCGTGAAGCGGTCGCAGCCGCAGCCGCGGCATCAGCGTCCTCAACGTCGAGCAATCTTCTCGGAGCGAATCTGTGGGACGCCGTTCCTCTGGTCGATCTGGATGCTCACTCTTGCGAAGTCGAGGCTTTTTCACACGGTCACTTGCACTTGTCGGGAACGATCGTGCACGAATTTTTCTGTGAGCTGAGAAAGCTCTGGCACTACGTCTTGATCGTCCTGCGGAACTTAAAGTCCGAGCTTACCTTGGGACCGCTGGTAGTCGGGGATGTCGTCGCCGAGGGTATCTTCGGCCAGTTGTTCCATCACGCCTCGCATCTCGTTCGCGCCTGCATCAGCGAGCCCCATCACCTGCTAATTCTGCCCGATATAATCCGAGACGCCGTACCGTTCCCCAGTATCAGTGGTGCCATTCACCGAATCGTATACGTCTTCCGCAAGGTGCTGCACTTTGGACTCGAGCTTTTCCACCAGCACGTTCGTCACGTTCTCGCGCACTTGTTCTCTCATCGCCATTCGCGCGTGCACCTGCTGCAACATTTGCATCACTGGCGAGAGTTTGGCTCGATCCTGCCGGTGGAGGAGATATCTACCGCGTCCGCGTCTGCGTCCGCGGCGACGGCAACCGCAGCCGCTTCCAGCGATTGCTCGCTCACCGTTCCGGACTACCATCGATCATTGGCAGAAGTTTTCTCCTCGTTCCGCGGCTTCCACGATGGATACTTAGCGTCTGGACTACCTCATCTGATCAGGACCGGCGCAAGGAGCTTCTCCACGTCCTCGGCGTTCCCCAAATTCCGTTCGTATTTGTCGCAGAtacctttctttaatttctgcGGGAATGGACCGATCGGACAGAGCGGCACtgccaccaccactaccaccaccaccgccaccgctaCGGCGGTATCCAGCGCGGCGGCGTCCAGCGCACCATCGGTGATAGAGCCGACGATAGTCCCGTTAGCACCCATCGCCCCCATCGAGACTGAAACCGCGAGCTCCTCGGCgtccgccaccgccaccaccgttGTCGAGACGCAACCGACGGCCTTTTCCGCTGGACCGACTATAGTTCCTTCGATTATTCCCTACGAGTCAAATGTGCaggcggcagcggcggcagcggcggcggcggcgacgaccgCGGTATCCCCGGCGATAGCTTCAGGCTGCGAGACTGCTGTACCCACTCTGTCTCCGGCGATTGTCACCAACACGGAAGTCGTGGAGAATACGGTGGCAGCCGCCTCCGCGGCTGCGTCCGCGGCTACCTCGGCTCCGTTCCTATCGTCGCGCGGATACAACGGGCTCAGGAGGCCGTTCGTCTCCACCGTCGCACCCGCGTCCGCGCCCGCGGCAGCCGTAGCCGCAGCCTCGTCCGCTTCCGCTTCCGCTTCCGCTACGGGTCGTGCCTCTCATCCTCGATATCGTGGACTCGATCTGGACGTCGATCGTAGGACCAGGTATCATCCACTGATCCGTTCGCGAGGCTTTCCCGCTTCCGCCTCCGCCGCCACTGCtacggctgctgctgctgcgtcGACTTCCTCGTCGTCCGCCGTAGCCAGCGGTTCAGCTAGCTCCGTTTTCTCGAGTGGCCTCAACTTCGTCTTGCCTAGGGAACAAGTAGTTGGCGCTTTAGGTTACAACTATCTAATGCCGGGTGACATCGTCGCGATCATCCTGAGAAACAAGGCGATCCTGTTTGGCCGTGTGCTGGACGCCACCAGCCCGATCACGTTCAGCTTCCTCAGACCGCAACTGCGTGCTTCCTTGCTCCGCCACGGTGGACGGGTCTGGAAACTCCTGCCTAGAGACTTCAGGGATCCAGAGTGCATCCGGAAATTCAACAATCCTCTGCTCCTGCGTTACAGCCTTCTTTAG